TTTTTTTGTAATTTAATAGCTCAACCAGAACGGATGTATTGTTTTCTATGGCATTTCTAATTTTATCTACAGAGAATGCGGACGTTTTATCCCCTTGCAAGAAACGACAATTGTTTCCAATGACGTCTTTTTCATTATATCCTGTTAAGAGCTCAAATCCTTTATTCATGTATACGATTGGGTTATCCTCAAGTGAAGGATCCGTCACAACAATGCCCACGTGGGAGTGATTCAGAGCTTCTTTGAGCAGTTCATTGAATTGACGACTTTCAAGAAGCGTGCTTGTTTGATTGGAGAATAGCTCAAAACAGCGGATAAAATAGCCGGCTCCATTCTCCAGGATAAGTGGATCCGTTTGTAGTTCAAAAGTGACATGTCCTCGAGATTTAGTTTTAAACACAAGCGTCGAGACGGATTGAAAAGAACCGTTTTTTTGGGGCCATGCTGCAATAAGAGACTTCAAAGAGACCCCTTGAAGCTCGTCCACTTTATATCCAAGCCTTTCTGCCAACGCGTTGTTGATGAATTCAATGTCAAACTTTTCGTTAGCTATAAATGCCGGCTCACGAAGCTGCATAAAAAGCTGTTTGTACATAAAAACTTCCTCCCTCAGAAATACACACAAGACATTACTTTATAATGTACGTTTATTTTATAAAACGCAAAAAAGAAAGCATATCTAGAGTAAGATTACGGTTATTTCCAAAAAAAACAGAGAAACACAGGGTTTCACTGTTCCCTTAATCATAGTATCTTTACCCAAAACAAGCCGGCTACAAACGAAATTGCTTCTGCCGAAAATGTTAAAAGATGGTTGTTAGCAAAATCATCAAAAGCAAACCAACAATAAACGCAAAGGTGGCAGGTCTTTCATGACCATCACCATGACTTTCTGGAATGAGCTCTTTGTATATAATAAACAGCATAGCCCCTGCTGCAAAAGCTAAACCAATTGGTACAAGCCATGCCACAACAGCCGTCAGAAAATAACCAAGCAACGATGAGACAATTTCAACAGCCCCAGTTGCCGTTGCTATGAGAAAGGCTTTATGCTTTTTAACTTTTTCTTGGATGAGATAGAGCGCTACCAGAAATCCCTCAGGCGCGTTTTGAAGACCAATAGCTAATGCGACTAGGCCGCCTAGACCTTCGTCGTCACTTGCATAGCTTACACCAACTGACAAACCTTCTGGTATATTATGCAGTGTAATTGCTGCAATGACGAGTAATGCCTTCCGATCAAACGGGACCGTTTGTTTACGATGGTCAAGCTCGACGTGAGGGATTGTATATTCTAATGAAGTAAGGACAAGGGCACCAAGGAAAATACCAATAACTAATGCTACATACGACCCTTCTTCAAGTGCCTGAGGGATGAGGCTGAATGTGGCAGCAGCCATCATGACCCCTGCTGTAAAGGCAAGCATAATATCCCGCCAGCGATGCGTCACATTTTGTAGCATCAAAATTGGCAGAGCACCTAATCCTGTTGCCATTGCAGATAGTACACTTCCAATCAATACATCTAACATAGGTGCATTGAAACGAGTTTCAGACTCCTCATTTCCTTCCTCCCTTGTATTAACTTCAATCCTCTATAGCGGTTTTCGTTATAAGATAATTATGATGACGACAGTAATTAAAGAAAGAATAAGGACAAACCCTATAAGGAGAATTATGCTCAACAAAACTGTCCCTAATGACGACCAGCGAGAAAACTGATGCACGACACTAATGGTATTCAGTGAAAGCACAAATGCCCATATCGTAAATATCGTACCGATGTAGGAATATGCAAGGCTTACGGCCAATAGTGCCCCGCTAACTTCTGCAGCCGGTGTAAGAACCGAACTCCCTAAACTAATAAGACACAGTAAGCTTATGATGCCAAAAACCATGCTTGGTACGTTTGCCCATACATACGCTATTTGCATTTGCTTAAAGGTGCCTGTTCCTTTAAACCATTTACCTACCATTGTATAAAGCCATGGAGTCAACCAATACATAGAGATCAGGCCTAATAAGAAACCTCCGATGAGGACTAGCGCCCAGACCATTGTAAAGGGCAAGTCATCAAAGGGCAGCCAATTGGCTTGCTCTGGTGAAAAACTTAAATCGGGTTGGAAGAATAGGCTTGATGCTACACTTCCTATGCCAGCCAAAGCGACAATAATAAGGAGCAATGTACGTGTAGGCGTACTGTTTAATATATGTCGAATGGTTTCTCGTGGTGCTATCCAAATTCTAAGAAACGCTTTCTTTTCACTTTGGTTCATTAAAGCCACCGCTCCTTCACTTTACCAATCTTCTTTCATTATATGTACATGCCTCACATTGTACCATAGGTTTCCTGTTTTTTCGTATGGTTAAACATTGAATTAAGAAGGGTAGCACTAAAAAAAGACCTTCAGATGTGAGCCCAGTATGATTCATACAATTTATGTAAAAAGGCTAGAACTTACCTAGTTTATCCTTATAAATCTCAGAACAAATCAATCGCATCTGTTCGGAGTTTTGTTTTTGCATACTATGTTTTTTCCCAGTCTCGTATAATGAAGAAAATGACCCTCAGGCAGTAGAGATGACGGCAAGAGATGTATCACAGTGAGGTGCTTTCGTCTTAGGCAGAGCTGAAGATCGAGGTGTCCATTGACTGTGCTTATAACGAGCGGATTAAACTAAAACTGGTTGGCTTAAGCTCGGTAAAATACCGAACTCAAACCAACCAGTAAACTACAATATTAGAATTCTACCTTTTTTAGGTCTCTTACTTTATTCACTCGCGCTATTTGCTACATTTTCACCGTTCAAGACAGCTTGTACATTCACTTGCATGTCTGGATACTTTTCTTGAAGCAATGTTTTATACTTGTCAGCAATTTGTTGACCTTGTTCAGCAGTCGCCGTATTTTCTAGTGTAATTGCAGCGATCACGCTACCATTAGACTGATAGATCTTACCATCAGCTACACCTGCTTCTTCTTTCAGCTGTGCAGTTAAGTCTTCCTCGGCAGTTGTTGCAGCTCCATCATCAGTCGCCGCTGCGTCTTCACCCTCCGCAGGTGTTTCTTCGTCTGTACCTTCTGCAGGAGCAGTCTCACCATCAGCAGGAGCTTCAGATGTTGCGTCACCATCTTCAGCTGGTGTCGTTGCCGCGCTGTCTTCTCCACCACTCTCATCAGTCGACGACTCTTCTGTCCCCGTGTCCGTCTGACTAGTGTCTTCTCCATTGTCTGTGTTAGTGTCGTCTGAACCACCTCCACTACAACCAGCAACAGCAATTAGGGTTGCCGCTGAAAGCGTCATAAGCCATTTTTTTGTTTCCATAAATTGAACATCCTCCTTTATTTATACATGGTATTTCTTTCTTACGTTTACCTATTCGTACATTTCCCTTCATCGATGGGGGTTAAACATTTCTTGATTGAGCTGTTGCAGGTTGATGGTGTGCACGTCGTTGTTTTGCCATGGAAAGGAGAAGGAGAACGGCAGAAACAAGAAATAATCCTGACATAGAGTAAAAAACGAAAGATATCCCATATACACCTGCCATTAAGCCTCCCATCATTGGACCGATTACGTTTCCAAGAAAGCGAAAGCTATTGTTATACCCTAATACTTCACCTTGCACGGAAAAGGGAGATACTTGGCGG
This genomic interval from Aureibacillus halotolerans contains the following:
- a CDS encoding PAS domain-containing protein, translating into MYKQLFMQLREPAFIANEKFDIEFINNALAERLGYKVDELQGVSLKSLIAAWPQKNGSFQSVSTLVFKTKSRGHVTFELQTDPLILENGAGYFIRCFELFSNQTSTLLESRQFNELLKEALNHSHVGIVVTDPSLEDNPIVYMNKGFELLTGYNEKDVIGNNCRFLQGDKTSAFSVDKIRNAIENNTSVLVELLNYKKNGEPFWNELQIDPVYVKNQDRRLFVGVQKDITQRKGMEEELSLSLQKIKELSAPVVPVGNGISVLPLLGTIDRSRWSIIQEQVVEGVEENGEDYLIVDLSGLDVFEGELSEGFLKLAKMLSLMGTELVMTGVRPGMALTSIGMNEEIFQFRSFTNVKEALKSLAI
- a CDS encoding ZIP family metal transporter, whose protein sequence is MLDVLIGSVLSAMATGLGALPILMLQNVTHRWRDIMLAFTAGVMMAAATFSLIPQALEEGSYVALVIGIFLGALVLTSLEYTIPHVELDHRKQTVPFDRKALLVIAAITLHNIPEGLSVGVSYASDDEGLGGLVALAIGLQNAPEGFLVALYLIQEKVKKHKAFLIATATGAVEIVSSLLGYFLTAVVAWLVPIGLAFAAGAMLFIIYKELIPESHGDGHERPATFAFIVGLLLMILLTTIF
- a CDS encoding Yip1 family protein, producing MNQSEKKAFLRIWIAPRETIRHILNSTPTRTLLLIIVALAGIGSVASSLFFQPDLSFSPEQANWLPFDDLPFTMVWALVLIGGFLLGLISMYWLTPWLYTMVGKWFKGTGTFKQMQIAYVWANVPSMVFGIISLLCLISLGSSVLTPAAEVSGALLAVSLAYSYIGTIFTIWAFVLSLNTISVVHQFSRWSSLGTVLLSIILLIGFVLILSLITVVIIIIL